The genomic DNA GTGTTCTCTTCGGGCACAACGATTCCCCTCGACGACGATTGGATCACCCAAATTGACGATGATCCCCAGGGCACCTACCTGCAAGCCTCGACCCTAGCCCATTGGCGCGATCGCACCTATGCGAAGCGATCGCGTGGTCTGAAGCGGTACTGGGAAGCGTTTCAAAAGCTTTATAGACGCCGCACGGGTCGATATATTTTGCTCAGTATTCTGTTAGCGGGACTGATCCTCACTAACGTCATTGGTCTCTTTTGGCGGCAGAGTTTGAGTCTGCGACGCCAAACGCTAATGGCTCAAGATTTAGCCGCCCAAGCGATCGCCCTCCAAGGGCGAAACGATATGCAGGTGGAAACCTCTCTCCTTTTAGGGGTGGAGACCTGGAAACAGCTTGATAAGCTCCAGCTTTCCACATTGCCCGCCGACCAAGTGTTGCAGAATGGATTGTCTCTGTTACCGAAAGCGGTATTGCAAATTACCCATACGGACGATGGCAACGCTGCAATTTTTAGCCCGGACGGAACCTACGTGGCAACGGCAGGGGCTGACCATACCGTTCAGCTTTGGAATGTCCGCACGCAAGAGCAGATCGCAGAATTAACCCATGATGGGGCGGTGCAAGCGATCGCCTTTAGTCCAGATGGATCGCTACTGGCGACGGGCAGCACCGATCAAACGGTGAAGGTGATCCAAGTGGGTGATGCCAAAGCCGTGCGCACCTTGCCTGCATCTGCGTCCGTCCAGACCCTGGAATTTAGCCCGAATGGGGCGCTGCTTGTGGCGGCTAGCGGGAACTCGGTCATTGTTTGGCAAACGGAAACCGGGCGCGGACTTCGGCGCATGCCCCAACCGGGCTTTGTGACGGATCTGACCTTTAGTGCCAATGGCGCAGCGTTGGCGATCGCGGGAACCGATGGAACGGTGAACATATACGCCTCGAATAATCTGGCTGCCCCACCCCGTACCTTTACCCATCCCAGCAGCGTGAATGCGATCGCCTTTAGTCCCGATGGCAGCCGTCTACTGACTGGGAGCCAGGATCGGGTTGCTCGATTATGGGACAGTCAAAAGGGAACCCTAGTAAACTATTTTGTGCATGATCGCAGTGTGGTTGCGGTGGCCTTTAGTCCAACGGGGGCGTACCTCGCCACGGCGACCGGAAGCCCTCTGCCCCTGCACCAAACCCATACGGTGTTTCTCCGAGATGGGAAAACTGGCGAGATCGTGTTTCAAGCAACCCACAGCGCTGGAATTACGGATATTGCCTTTAGTGCGGACGGACAGCGGTTAGCGAGTGCAAGCTTTGACCATACGGCGTCCGTGTGGGATGTGCCCTCTGGTGAGCCGATTGCCCAAATGACCCATGACAACGGCGTGCTGAGTGTCGCGTTTAGTCCCGATGGGCGATCGCTCGTCACCAGTAGTTTGGACAATACCGCCCAGGTTTGGGAACTGGTGGGCAATCCTGTCCTCACTACCCTTGAGCATCCAACCACGATTCGTCAGGTGGCGTTCAATGCGGATGGGAGTCATGTGGCTACCAGCGGCACTGACAAAATTCTGCGCCTTTGGAAGACCAGCACAGGTGAGTTTTTAACCCAGTTCACAACGCCGCAGCCACTGAAAGCGATGACCTTCAGCCCCGTAGATCAAATTCTGGCGACCCTGGCCGATCGTACCGTGCAGATCTGGAACACAAATACAGGTACACCAACGCTGGCGATCGCCCACCCCGAACCCATTAACGCGATCGCTTTTCATCCCAATGGGCGCTATCTCGCAACCGCAAGTTCTGACAATACGGCGCGGGTTTGGGAAACCAACAGCGGTCTAGAAGTGGCGCGATTACAGCACGATAGCTTTGTCGAGGATGTGACCTTCAGTCCCGATGGACGCTATGTGGCAACGGCAGCGCTAGACAATACCGCCCGACTGTGGGAATGGCAGGGAACCAGCCCCCGGGAAGTGGCGCGCTTTGCCCACGATAGCTTTGTGAGTGCGGTGGCCTTTAGTCCCGATGGATATTATTTAGCAACGGCAAGTCTGGACAATACCGTACGGCTCTGGAACCTCGAAAAACCGGGCACACCGGAAGTGGTTCAGTTATCCCACGTTGACGATGTTCTGGATCTGTCGTTCAGTCCCGATGGCAAATATTTGGTGACCACGAGCACCTCAGACCAAGCTCCCGCTGGGTCAGCGGGCAATGTTGTTCAGGTGTGGAGTATTCCGGCGGGTCGTTCGGTGTTTTGGTACTCCGATCCGGCCACCCTGGCGACAACAGGTTTTACGCCCGATAGCCGATTCATGGCCACCGTGAGTCCGACGGAGGGAGTGCAGGTTTGGTCGATTCCGCAAGCAGAAGAGGTAGCGCGTCTCAATCCCGATTTAGCCGTGCAGGATATTGTGCTGGCTCCTGCAGGACAGATGATCGCGGCAATA from Synechococcales cyanobacterium T60_A2020_003 includes the following:
- a CDS encoding serine/threonine protein kinase, with amino-acid sequence MVNGAEQTPVSQWSYCINPHCQQRLNSRSQEVCQSCGTPLLIAGRYRLLEPLRQLHSGYVTEIFAVDDEKDHTPKVLKVLTRQHKKLIELFKREADVLQRLDSPGIPKVDEIGCFTVTVRDRPHPLYCLVMERIEGEDLQQWLNENGPISQTLALVWLQQLAEILEQIHRNNLFHRDIKPSNIMLRPAGAWGQLALIDFGTAREVTETVVRGQDSTVVYSDGYTAPEQIRGRAVLQSDFFALGRTFIHLLTNRHPNEFPEDSQTQNLIWSDHAPHIAPFLVEFVSRLASDSVRDRPANARKLLMELQMVREELFPRPLFLSSGELVDEVFSSGTTIPLDDDWITQIDDDPQGTYLQASTLAHWRDRTYAKRSRGLKRYWEAFQKLYRRRTGRYILLSILLAGLILTNVIGLFWRQSLSLRRQTLMAQDLAAQAIALQGRNDMQVETSLLLGVETWKQLDKLQLSTLPADQVLQNGLSLLPKAVLQITHTDDGNAAIFSPDGTYVATAGADHTVQLWNVRTQEQIAELTHDGAVQAIAFSPDGSLLATGSTDQTVKVIQVGDAKAVRTLPASASVQTLEFSPNGALLVAASGNSVIVWQTETGRGLRRMPQPGFVTDLTFSANGAALAIAGTDGTVNIYASNNLAAPPRTFTHPSSVNAIAFSPDGSRLLTGSQDRVARLWDSQKGTLVNYFVHDRSVVAVAFSPTGAYLATATGSPLPLHQTHTVFLRDGKTGEIVFQATHSAGITDIAFSADGQRLASASFDHTASVWDVPSGEPIAQMTHDNGVLSVAFSPDGRSLVTSSLDNTAQVWELVGNPVLTTLEHPTTIRQVAFNADGSHVATSGTDKILRLWKTSTGEFLTQFTTPQPLKAMTFSPVDQILATLADRTVQIWNTNTGTPTLAIAHPEPINAIAFHPNGRYLATASSDNTARVWETNSGLEVARLQHDSFVEDVTFSPDGRYVATAALDNTARLWEWQGTSPREVARFAHDSFVSAVAFSPDGYYLATASLDNTVRLWNLEKPGTPEVVQLSHVDDVLDLSFSPDGKYLVTTSTSDQAPAGSAGNVVQVWSIPAGRSVFWYSDPATLATTGFTPDSRFMATVSPTEGVQVWSIPQAEEVARLNPDLAVQDIVLAPAGQMIAAIGDTALSLWTWQGQNLVEQTCDRLTHTLSRDDWRRFLGQTPYRPVCGDR